The stretch of DNA AAAATCTAAAATTAAGAGGAAACGGTGAGTTATATGAAGTTACTAACGGTCTTATATTAAAATAATAAGAGAAAGATTTATGAAAACTAAGGAACTTTTAGAGAAAAAATTAGAAGAACTAAAAAGAAAAGGACTTATTTAATAAAAAAAAATTTTTATTTTGGATATTAAGATTTGTTTTTTTTATAATAAAAATTAAAAAGGAGGTAAAAATATGGTAAAGGCATTTGTTCTTGTAAATGTTGAAGCAAGTAAACATATGGAAGTTCTTGAAAAAGTTAAAAAGATACAAGGTGTTCATGAAGCACATCTTGTAACAGGTTTACACGATTTAATTCTTTATGTTTCTGCTGATGATTTAAAATCC from candidate division WOR-3 bacterium encodes:
- a CDS encoding Lrp/AsnC ligand binding domain-containing protein, with protein sequence MVKAFVLVNVEASKHMEVLEKVKKIQGVHEAHLVTGLHDLILYVSADDLKSLGSLIVNEIQKIKGVQRTVTCIAVD